The following is a genomic window from Elaeis guineensis isolate ETL-2024a chromosome 10, EG11, whole genome shotgun sequence.
AGTATAAGCAATTAGCTCATCTAACTGAATCTCAGTAACTGATTTCTCGTTAGGGAAATAAACAAAGCTGTTGTTCCATAACTAAGAACAATACTTAGCATAGCTagctataaatattaagtactcGAGTGATGCAACTATAAAAACCAATTAGACTAAGCCTACAACTACAAAGAAATCAACACCACATCTCTTATCTTGGAGCAGGACAGAAAGTGAGAAGATATCGTGATGCCCTGCACTTGTTCAGGCTCGAAGAGTCGTCATATGCGAAACTGTAAGCTCGAGGGCATATGGACTTGAAGAGGTGGGAGAAGAGTGTGGGCTTGCAACTCTTTGGAGAGCCATAGTCCCCAGTGCAGCAGTACTTGTCTGTCTGCAGCGCCAAGCATGCGCTCTGGCACCCCACCACCTTCCCTCGCTTCACCACCACAAACCTGGAAGGACAGCATGCGTTCAAGTCCACCTCGCAGCCTGCCACGCCGCACCCGATCCCTCCACCGACCGGAGACATTGAGACCGGAAGATTGAAGCCATCGACCAAACTCACGTCGTAGTAGTGAAGGGGAGATACGGTGGTTCCGAACGTCATCTCGACGACCGTGGTGGGTGGCGCCCCGCTCATGCCCTTGCAGTGCAGGATGCCACCGCAGTCCCCAGTGTCGCAGGAGCCCTTTCCTTGCTCGTCAAAGGAACAGCCTTTCCTGCCCCATATCCTGCCGGACCATCCGGTGGGCACGGCAAAGACTGCTTCCTCACTGGCGCCGAGGTGGAAGCCACCATCTTCGGGCGAGGGGTTGCCGGTGCTGCCAAGAATGCCGGGCCACACACTGTGCTGGCAGTTGTTTACCAGTATGAGTTGGATTTCACCTGCAACTGAGGAGAACATAAAAAAGAGTTAGATCCTGTTGTTGTGAGCATATGATTTAAGGTTCTGTGGATTCAGAGTCCTACATGAAAGAGGAATGGAGAGGGagatgaagaggaagaagagatgtGAGCTGGAAGCTGGCATTTTTTCCCCCTCTTTGGTTTCCTGAAGTTGGGTATGGTGCGGAGATCTTATGTTGTTAGCTTGGTAGAAGAGGGAGATGGTGGAGTGGGGAGAGTGGTGCCCTCTAATTTCGTTATCATGAAGCATGCTACAACCGTCTTAACGGTTTTATAGCGGACAAGCATGTTCCTAAGAGATCGGGTCTTCTACAATTATGTTTAAGTTTCCTTTTGTTCTTAGctattttttacttattttatttttttttttaaattttaaacttttccCCTAGTTTGAGCTTTGCGTATATTCCTTGCTTGGAATTGGGTTTGCTCAATCTTTGCTTCTCAGTAAAACGAAGCCAAAGTATATGTGAAGAATTGAAAGGGATGTCGATCCCCCCGCATCAAGGGGTTTGACAATTCATCTTAGGGTTATCTATCTCTTAGATTATGATCATGCATTGCTTTCCTCAAAATCATAGAAGCCATCAGGAATTTCTTTTGTGAAATAAAAAGAATAAGAGAAGGTAAAGAAGTCAAGATTGGTTTAGTATATTTATCTTTTTTCCAAAAAAGAGAGAATGATTGGGTATGGTATATTGCAACTAGGGGCATTGTTGAACCAAGAAATTTGAATATAGTGATAGCACAGAAAAAGGGAGGAAAAAAGGCGCCAGCTACTGCTGTCCATATTGCCACCTTTATCAATCCTGTTCTGTTGATTTGCAGGATTTTTTGCAATTAAGAAAAGTTACTGCTTGATAGAAGTGGATTAACCTTATTTTTAGACGGTTATGCTTAAGCCTTAAACCCTTTCCTTGtggtgaaaatttttaaaaaaggtCTATAAGTATTATTTTGAAGATGTGCTCTTGAATATAATTTTGCATGATGTAtgagaggtttttttttttttgatgtgagaTGTATGAGAGGTTACATTATTGTAATAGTCCATACTAGCAAATCTTGGCCATAATGTCTGTGCTTCTTCTCTTTTTGACTAAAATTAGTAACAAATTAGGAGATGGGATTAGTATGTGACTTgaaaatgatggaagattttcatTTTATAAGGGACGGTGGAAAGCACAAGGAAGAGTGATGGTACCCAAAATGAGTGGCAAACCAGGATTTGGCGAGATACATGGGGTGATTTATTTGTTGTTCAGTAAAAACCTTTATTTGAGTACAAACTAACATATCCACCAAGCATTTGCCTAGCCAGAAATTTGGAATAATTGAAAATTACAAAAGCAGGAATTTGTCTAATTTAACATCTAAATTTTCTAGAGAAGCAGAATTAAAATAATTGTTTTTGGGAACCTGCTAACATGTTCTCCAGTAACTTTGAGATGTCATTAATGAAGTAAAGAAAATTTTATGAATATGGATATTCATACGGATTCAGGCATGAGATTGATGTCTCAACTCCTAGCACTCTTGCAAGGTGAAAAAGGCTTATCTTGTTCCCCAACCA
Proteins encoded in this region:
- the LOC105033465 gene encoding thaumatin-like protein is translated as MPASSSHLFFLFISLSIPLSFAGEIQLILVNNCQHSVWPGILGSTGNPSPEDGGFHLGASEEAVFAVPTGWSGRIWGRKGCSFDEQGKGSCDTGDCGGILHCKGMSGAPPTTVVEMTFGTTVSPLHYYDVSLVDGFNLPVSMSPVGGGIGCGVAGCEVDLNACCPSRFVVVKRGKVVGCQSACLALQTDKYCCTGDYGSPKSCKPTLFSHLFKSICPRAYSFAYDDSSSLNKCRASRYLLTFCPAPR